Sequence from the Pseudophaeobacter arcticus DSM 23566 genome:
AACCAGGGTCAGACACTGATGTTGCTGATGCTCTGTGGGCGCACCGCCGAACTGGGCGAAGGTGAATCTCGTGAAACCGTCGCCAATGCTCTGACGCACCAACGGCTGACGTCTTTGGCCGAGAGCTTCCTTGAACAGCTTCGGGCCGACGCCCTGATCGTTGAGAAATGACCCGCTCTGGCCTGCCCCAGCGTCCCATCGCATTGAGCTGTGGCGAACCAGCCGGGGTTGGCCCTGAGATCACCGTAAAGGCCTGGCAGCTCTTGCAAGAGAGCTGCCCCTTTTATTGGATTGGTGATCCACGCCATCTGCCAAAAGACGCGCCCTTTGCAGTGATCCAGGCACCAGAGGAGGCTCTGGCGCTCTGCGGCCATGCGCTTCCGGTCTTGCCATTGGAGTTTGCCGGTTCCGCTCTCAAGGGCCGCGCCGACCCCAAAAACGCGCCGGGGGTTGTGCAGTCCATTGAACGCGGCGTTGCTTTGGTCCAGTCGGGGCAGGCCTCGGCACTTTGCACCGCCCCCATCCACAAAAAGGCGCTGATTGATGGGGCTCAATTTGCCTTTCCCGGACATACCGAGTTTCTCGCCCATCTGGCAGGCTGCAGCCGCGTTGTGATGATGCTGGCCAGCCCTGCCCTGCGGGTGGTTCCCGCCACCATCCATATCGCGCTGAGCGAGGTCCCGCGCGCCCTCACCCCGGATCTGCTGCGAGAGGTGATCGCCATCACCGCCCAGGGGCTGCGCAGCCAGTTTGGCATTGCCCATCCGCGCATCGCGGTGGCCGGGCTGAACCCCCATGCCGGTGAAGGCGGCGCCATGGGGCAGGAAGAGCTGTTGTGGATCAATGATCTTATCCGCGAGTTGACCTCGGACCAAGTCACTCTCACCGGGCCACATCCGGCGGATACCCTGTTTCATGCTACCGCCCGCGCCCGCTATGACGCCGCCATCTGCATGTATCACGATCAGGCGCTGATCCCGATCAAGACGCTGGACTTTGATCGCGGCGTCAATGTCACCCTGGGCCTGCCCTTTATCCGCACATCGCCAGATCACGGCACGGCCTTTGATATTGCAGGCACCGGCCAGGCAAACCCGTCCAGCCTGATTGAAGCGCTGAAACTGGCCCAGACCATGGCGCAGCGCAGTGCCAACCAGGGCGCGGCAGAGCAACCTTAGGCGGTAGCCTCCCCTTGACGCCTCTCAGCCGACTGCCTATCCCTCCCCCACCCTTTCTTTGACTGGCGCCCCGCAAGGCCGCGCGCCCTGGACATATCGCAATGAGCGCCATCGACTCCCTGCCTCCCCTGCGTGAGGTCATCGACACCCATCAGCTCCTGGCGCGCAAATCGCTGGGACAGAACTTTCTGCTGGATCTCAACCTCACCTCAAAAATCGCCCGCCAAGCCGGCGATCTGAGCGAATGTGATGTGCTGGAGATTGGCCCCGGCCCCGGCGGCTTGACCCGCGGATTGCTCGCCGAGGGGGCCCGCCGGGTTCTGGCCGTGGAGAAAGACAGCCGCTGCATGCCCGCCCTGGCAGAAATTGCCGAGGCCTATCCGGGCAGGCTGGAGCTGATCAATGGCGATGCGCTTGACGTGGATCCGCTGGCGCATCTCACCCCGCCCGTTCGGATTGCAGCCAACCTGCCCTATAATGTCGGCACTGAACTGCTGGTGCGCTGGCTCACCCCCAAGGACTGGCCGCCCTTCTGGCAAAGCCTCACCCTGATGTTTCAGCGCGAAGTGGCCGAACGTATCGTCGCCCAGCCCGGCACCAAGGCTTATGGCCGTCTGGCGCTTTTGGCGCAGTGGCGCGCGGATGCGCGTATTGTTCTCTCCCTGCCCCCCGAAGCCTTTAGCCCTCCTCCCAAGGTCCATAGCGCGGTTGTGCATATCACCGCTCTGGAACAACCCCGCTTTCCGGCGGATGCCGCCACCCTGTCACGGGTGATCGCTGCCGGCTTTAACCAGCGTCGTAAAATGCTGCGTGCCAGCCTCAAAAGCGTAGCCCCCGGTATTGAAGACCATTTGCAAGCCGCAGGTATTGCCCCAACCGAGCGGGCCGAACAGGTCAGCCTGGAAGAGTTTTGCGCCCTGGCCCGCAGCATCAAACCACTGGACTAGCCTGTGCAGCCACTGCCGCTGCAGACTCCGATGTGGTCACACAAAAAAACCGGCCTTCTTGCGAAGGCCGGTTTTTCTATTTCTGTTCCATAGCCGGAATTATTCGGCCACCTCTGGCGCATCCTCGGGCTTTGGTTTGGGCTTTCGCGGCCGGGGCGCCCGCTTGGGCTTGGGGTCCTGGGCCACCTCTGCCGCAGCAGGGGCCTCGCCTTCGGCGGCAGGGGTCGGCGCAGCATCGGCGTCAGGTTTCGCCTCCACGGGTTTGCGTCCGCGCGGCTTGCGGGCCGCTGGTTTTTTCGGCGCGGCAGCGGGTTCTTGCCCGTTGCTTTCCGGTGTGTCCACCAGGCCGCTGTCCTGGGCGTCATCACTGACCACATCGCGGGGGTCAAGCACCTCTGGCTGCGGCGCGCTGGCCGGATCCTGGCGAGGGGGTGCAGGCCTTGCTGCTACATCGCCCTGGTTCTCAGCGCTGGACTGACCATGTTGAGACTGCTGCCGCCCAGTATGAGGTTGCGCCCCTTGATTGGCGGTTGCTTCCCGCTCCTGACGCTCAAGCCGTTCAGCCCGTTCGCGGTCACGATCAGCCTGACGCTCGCGGTTCTGGCGTTCCTGATCTTCCCGACGGGCATCAATTTCGCGCTGCGCTTCATTCAAAAGCCGCAGGTAATGCTCCGCATGCTGCTGAAAATTCTCGGCAGCAACCCGGTCATTGCTGAGTTGTGCGTCCCGTGTCAGCTGGTTGTATTTATCAATGATCTGCTGCGGAGTCCCGCGCACCTTGCCCTCTGGGCCGGAGCTGTCGAAGACGCGATTTACAACATTAACCCCATTGGGGCGATTTCGGTTCGACTTCGAACGCGAACGTGATTTTGACGATCTCATATGCCTAACGTAAGCCTTAATTTCATGGGTCAAGGATCTAATTCAGCGCATCATTGCGCCGGATGATCGACTATTTTGGGCTTGGTGTCGCTGGGAGGTAGAACAACCTCGCCGTTTTAAGCGACACTTTGAGTAACCACTTTATATGCCCCCAGACAAGGGGCGCGCCTCATATTTCGCGAAGTTTCTTTCAAAAAGACAAATTTTCGCCGAAAAAAGGCCGATCAGGCTCCGTTTTGGGCCCCGTTTCGGGCAAAGACAACCCGGTCGCGCCCGTCGAGATCCGGCAGGATTGCGATATCCGTCAACCCGGCCTGGTGCAGCATGGCAGCGACGTCCTGCCCCTGTGTGGGGCCAATTTCCAGACACAGCCGCCCCCCGGGGCGCAGATGTGCCCCCACACCAGCGGCAATCGCGCGATACGCCGCCAATCCGTCGCCACCATCCGTCAGGGCAAGGTCTGGCTCGTGCTCGCGCACCTCTGGCGACAGATCCGCCATCTCCTGCAGCGCGATATAGGGCGGGTTCGAGACAATCAGGTCAAAGCTGCCACTGACCGTGGAAAACCAATCCGATTGCTGGATCTCTGTGCGGGCCTCAACCCGGTGCAAAACTGCATTGGCGCTGGCTTGCAGGCAGGCGGCCTCGCTCAGATCCACTCCCAGCCCCGAGGCCAGAGGCATCTCTGCCAGCAGCGTCACCAGAATACAGCCAGAGCCAAGCCCCAGATCCAGCACCCGTTCAAAAGGTTCCGCCAGGGCGACCTCGATCAGGGTTTCGGTTTCCGGGCGCGGGTCCAGTACATCCTTTGAAACCTTGAACCTCCGGCCATAGAACTCCCGCTCGCCAAGCAAATGCGACACCGGCACCCGGATCGCGCGCAGTGCAATCAGCTGCTCGTAGCGCTCTGCCACATCGGGATCGAGATCCTCCGGGGCAATCAGCGTCACCCGGCTTGCCTCGATCCGGGCGGCATGGGCCAGCAGAATGCGCGCATCTCGGGCGGGGTCATCCACCCCGGCGGCGCGCAGCCGGGCGGCGGCAGCGGCCATGGCGCGCGCCGCTGTCATGGCCTGAGCGGCAGTCATGGCGCGTCCCTGCTCATTCTCATTGCCCCATTTCAGCCAGCAGCCGCGCCTGATTGTCAGCCGTTAGCGCATCTATGATTTCATCCAGGTCACCCTGCAGGATTTGATCCAGCTTATAAAGCGTCAGGTTGATGCGATGGTCAGACATACGTCCCTGTGGGAAATTATAGGTGCGGATCCGTTCCGAGCGATCCCCTGAGCCCACCTGGCTGGCACGATCCGCAGAGCGTTCCCCATCAATGCGCTGACGTTCCAGATCATAAAGCCGTGCACGCAGAACCTGCATGGCAATCTCGCGGTTGCGGTGTTGTGATTTCTCGGCGCTGACCACCATGACCCCGGTGGGAATATGGGTGATACGCACGGCGGAATCGGTGGTGTTGACGTGCTGTCCACCGGCACCAGAAGCCCGCATGGTATCAATGCGGATATCACCGGGATCAATTTGCACATCGACTTCCTGCGCTTCCGGCAGCACCGCCACGGTCGCCGCAGAGGTGTGGATGCGGCCACCGCTTTCGGTCACCGGGACCCGTTGCACCCGGTGCACTCCGCTTTCATATTTCATCCGCGCAAAGACGTTCTCGCCCTTGATATGGGCAACAACCTCTTTGATGCCGCCCAGCTCGGTGGCCTGTTCTTCGATGATCTCGAATTTCCAGCCGCGCGCCTCGGCGTAGCGCTGGTACATGCGCAGCAGATCGCCAGCAAATAGCGCCGCCTCATCGCCGCCGGTACCGGGGCGGATTTCCAGCATGGCCGGGCGCGCATCTGCAGCATCTTTGGGCAGGAGCGCCAGCTGCAAGGCCTCTTCGGCGGCGGGCAGAGCCGCCTTGAGCTGCGGAATTTCTTCCGCCGCCAACTCCTTCATATCCGGATCCGACAACATGGCTTCAGCATCGCCCAGATCGGTGAGCAACTGCCGATAGGCGGTAATTTGTTCAGCAACCGGTTTGATCTCGGAATACTCGCGCGCCAGATCTGCGATCTCAGCGCCGCTGACACCCTCTGCCATTGCGGCTTCAAGATATTGAAACCGTTGCAGGATCTGTTCTAGCCGCTCTTCGGGGATCATCCGTGCCTCATTTACTTTTGGGGTATCATCCTGCCACTTTGGCAGCCTGTTGTTTCTGTGATATGCTAGCTCCATGCAACATGCCAGAGTCCTTATCACATTCGCACTGATCCTGTCGGCAGGCCCTACGTTGGCGGATGTCATTGGCCCGGGTGGCAAGGTGATCGACTGTTACTGCACTGACAAAAGTGGCGCACGGGTCGATCTGGGTGAAATTCGCTGCCTGGATGTCGACGGGCGACAGTTTCTGGCCCAGTGCCAAATGTCGCTCAACGTGCCGATGTGGCGGGAAGTGCAGGCCAATTGCCTGTCAGCCGAACTGCAAGCCCCCGACTCGCAAAAGCCTGACCATGCGCCCTATTCCGTTGCCCAGGCGGACCTGCCTGATCTCTAAACTCCCGGACTATATCGGTCTCACTGCGGCCTCTTGTTGGATGGCGCAAAGCGTCACGTTCTGGCCGCTCTAGTCCTGGGACCGGGACATCAACGACAACCACCCGTCAATGCGCGACTTGTTGACGCCAAGGTCAGAGCGGCCAAACCGCAGCCGGGCGTAGACCTTGAGCAAGTCACCATCCTGACGGGCGGTGGTGTAGTCGGGGAAGCCAATGACCTTGGTGCGGGTCACATAGGTGGCCATGCCCTCCTCGACGGATCCGGCCAGAAGTTTTGTTCGTGGTGCAGCACTGGCGATCCGGTCAAAATGCTGCAGCCCTTCAGGACCAGTGCGCACGACTTTAAACACACCGCCGCGAAACTCTTTGTCCTCAGAGAGTTCCGGCTGGGTGTTCCAATCAAAGGGATCAACCGGCGCCAATCTGATAAAGCCAACAACAACAACCGCTGCCGCCAGCAGAACCCAAATCAGCATCATAATCTTCCCCATCGTGGCCCTGCCCTCTCCTTGGTACCCACAGCCCCCAATCGGGAGGCCGCCATAGAGGAGCTTAACGTGACTTCACGCCAGGAAGAACGCACATCATCTCATAAAGCAAATTAGCCGCAGTCAGGGCGGTATTGCCGGTGGTGTCATAGGGAGGCGAAACCTCCACCAGATCACAGCCAACGATATTGAGCCCTTTCAGGGACCGGATCAGCTCTAGCGCCTGCGGTGTGGTCAAGCCGCCGATTTCTGGCGTGCCGGTGCCAGGCGCATAGGCCGGGTCCAGACTGTCGATATCAAAGGTAATATAAACCGGACGTGTGCCAATATCGCGACGGATCTCGGCCCCCATATTGTGCAGCGGCCGCCCCCAAAGCTCCTGAGCGGGGAACTGTTGAAAGCCCCAGCCCTGCGCCTCGGTGAAGTCATCGGCGCCATAGCCAGTGCCACGGATACCAATCTGATAGGTCTTGTCTGCGACGATCAGCCCTTCCTCATAGGCGCGGCGAAACACCGTGCCGTGGGTTTCTCGTTCGCCAAACATGTCATCATTCACATCCGCATGGGCATCCACATGGACCAGCGCGACAGGGCCAAATTTTGCTGCAATCGCCCGCAGGATCGGCAGGGTGATCGAATGATCGCCCCCCATCGCCATCGGGATCACACTGCCGGACAGGATCGCCTGATAGCTTTCCTCGATGATGCGCAGCGATTCTTTCAAGGAAAACGTATTGATCGCCAGATCGCCAATATCGCCCGCATTCAGACTGTCAAAAGGCGCCGCTCCCGTGGCCATGTTATAGGGACGCAGCATGGCGCTCTCGCTGCGGATTTGTTTAGGACCAAAGCGGGTGCCTGACCGCCAGGACGTTCCGATATCCATCGGCACCCCCAGAAAGGCCACATCCAAACCTTCGAGCGAGGTTGCCTGCGGCAGGCGCATAAAGGTGCTTGGCCCGGAAAACCGCGCCAGATCATTGCCACTAATCGGTTGATTGAACTCAGCCATTTTCTCTCATATTCCAGCCCAGAAGGCAGATAATTTCCATTGCAACATGGGCCCCGGCAATTGCAGTCGCCCCTGTGGTGTCAAACGGAGGCGAGACCTCCACCACGTCACCGCCTTTGATATTGATCCCGGCGATCTCGCGCAAGATGCGAGCAGCCTGCGCAGAGGTAAGCCCGCCCCAGACAGGGGTGCCTGTGCCCGGTGCATAGGCCGGATCCAATCCGTCGATATCAAAGCTGAGGTAGCAGGGACGATCCCCGAGGATCTTTTTGATCCGGGCGGCGGTTTCAACCGGGCCAATTTCATGCACAGTTGCCGCATCAATGATATTGACCCCCAAACTGTCCTCATTGGTGGTGCGAATCCCCACCTGAACCGAAGTCGCCGGGTCAACAATGCCCGACTTCACCGCCTTGTAGAACATGGTGCCATGATCGACGCGGGTAAAATCATCATCCGGCCAGGTGTCGGTATGGGCATCAAACTGCAGCAACGAGATGGGCCCGTATTTCTCGGCATAGGCCTTGAGGATCGGAAAACTGATATAGTGATCCCCTCCCAGCGTCACCGAGGCCGTATCGGTCGCAAGAATGCCGCGCATGTGATCGCGCAGCACATCCGGGAAAGCCGCGACATTGGCGTAGTCAAAGGCCAGATCGCCGTAGTCGACAATGGCCAGTTCACTCAGCGGATCATAGCCCCAGCCATAGGGGGCATCCGGGCTTTGCAACTCCGAAGCCTCGCGGATCGCCCGTGGACCCAAACGCGTACCCGGACGATTGGTAACCGCCTGATCAAAAGGCACACCGGTCACAGCAATATCGGCGAGGCTCAGGTCTTTGCTATAGCGACGGCGCGCAAAAGACAGCGCGCCGCCAAAGGTATTCTCAAAGCTGAGTCCGGTCAGATCCTTGCGCGTAAAGGCCTGATCTACCTGTGTTTTTGCGTCGTTCAGTGCCACTCTATCCTACCCCTGTGCAACTCCCCGCCCCGGCAGGGCCAACCAGGCGCAAACCAGGCAGCACGCAGAACGGTGAAAATTTGATCATATCACAGAGACGGAATAGCCATTTTCAGAGCGCCTGTCACCTTCGCTCGCGCCAAACTTATCCTAAGGGCTGCGCCCGCTCCACCAGACGCGCAAAGAAGGAGGCGCCAATTGGGGCGATATCGTCGTTGAAATTGTACTTTGGGTGATGCAGGCCTGCGCCATCCCCCTGGCCCAGGAAAAGATAGGCACCCGGGCGCGCGTTCAACATATAAGAGAAATCCTCAGCCCCCATTTCGCGCCCGCCATCGGCCTCGACATTTTCTGGCCCTGACACCTCGCCAGCAACCTCAACTGCGAATCCGGCCTTAGCGGCATCATTGATGGTCGCCGGATAGCCAATCTCATAGTTCAACTCCGCCGTCACACCATAGCTCGCGGCTTGCCCCGCAACGATCTCCTCCATGCGGCGCATGACCATGGCCTGCACCTGCGGGTTGAAGGTCCGCACCGTGCCATTGATATAGGCCGTATCCGGGATCACATTGTCCACGGTTCCGGTGTGGATTTGCGTGACCGAGACCACCAGATCTTCAAGCGTGTGATGATTGCGGCTGATGATGGTTTGCAGGGCCTGGGCAATACCACAGGCTGCCATCACCGGATCGCGGGTCTCATGTGGCATGGCACCATGCCCGCCAAGCCCCTGAATATGAATATGAAACGTATCCACAGCCGCCATCAGCGCACCCGGCGTGGTCACAAAGGTGCCCTCTGGCAATCCCGGTGCATTGTGCAATGCATAGACTTCGCCGATATCAAAGCGCTCCATGATGCCCTCTTCGACCATGATCCGGGCACCGCCAATGGCCTCTTCTGCGGGCTGAAAGATCAGCGCCACCCGGCCAGAGAAATTGCGCGTCTCCGCCAGGTATTTGGCCGCCCCCAGCAGCATGGTTGTATGGCCGTCATGGCCACAGGCATGCATATTGCCCGCATGCTGCGAGGCATAGTCAACGCCGGTTTCTTCCGGGATCGGCAGCGCGTCCATATCGGCGCGCAGCCCAATTGTTGGCCCCTGCCCCGCCGCGTTGCCCTGGCCATTGATGATGGCCACCATGCCAGAGGTGGCAATGCCTTCGTGCAGCTCATCCACGCCAATCTCGCGCAGGCGCTCCGCCACATAGGCGGCTGTCTTGGGCAGAGCCAAAGCCAATTCAGGGATTTGATGCAGATGCTGACGCCAGGTCTTCATCTCGGGGGCAAAATCAGCAATGCGGTTCACGACGGCCATGGGGTGGACTCCTGTGCAAGGATCGGGATTGATGCATCTGACACAGGAACAAGAGAGGCTGCAATGCCCGAAACACCGCCACTACCACCTTTTGACATGACACTGATTCAAGACAAAACCGCAGGAATTGAACGGCTTGTTGCGATCATGCAGGCCCTGCGCGATCCCAGCCACGGCTGCCCATGGGATCTGGAGCAGGATTTTGCCTCCATCGCGCCCTATACCATCGAAGAAGCCTACGAGGTCGCCGACGCGATTGAGCGCCAGGCCTGGGATGAGCTGAAGGGCGAGCTGGGGGATCTTTTGTTCCAGTCCGTCTTTCACGCCCAAATGGCAACGGAGGCCGGGCATTTCAGCTTCCAGGATGTGGTCACCACCATGTCCAACAAGATGGTCTCGCGGCATCCCCATGTCTTTGGCGATGAGTCCCGTGACAAAAGCGCCGACCAACAAACCGCCGATTGGGAAGCCATCAAGGCAGCCGAACGGGCGGGCAAGCAGGAAACCGGCACATTGGACGGCGTCGCCGTGGGGCTTCCCGCCTTGCTGCGGGCTTACAAGTTGCAAAAGCGCGCCGCCCGCGTTGGCTTTGACTGGCCCGTCATTGACGAGGTCATTGCCAAAATCGCCGAGGAAAGCGCCGAGCTGGCCGAGGCCCGTGCCACGCTGACCCAGCTGCAGGTCGAAGAAGAATATGGCGATCTGATGTTTGTCATGACCAACCTTGGCCGCCATCTAGGTGTTGAACCCGAAGCAGCCCTGCGCAAGGCCAATGCCAAATTCATCCGCCGCTTTGAAGGCGTCGAGGCCAAGCTGGCCCAACTGGGCAAACGCCCCGAAGACAGCGACCTGGCGGAAATGGATGCGCTTTGGGACGCGGTAAAGGCCGAGGAACCAAACCCCAACTGACCGCCGTTGCCTCTTTCCAAGAAAATTCAAAATTCCGCCCCGTCCCCTCTCGACAGGTTGCTGGACATTTGTGATGCCCGCTGCGACCCTCACCTTTTGTCACAGGATCCCTCGCATGACCGCCCGCAAAGTAATAATCGACACCGACCCCGGTCAGGATGATGCCGTCGCACTGCTGCTGGCGCTGGCCAGCCCTGATGACATCGAGGTCCTGGGCATTACCTGTGTGGCCGGTAATGTGCCGCTGCCGCTGACCCATAAAAACGCCCGCATCATCTGCGAGGTGGCAGGCCGCTCCGATGTTCCGGTCTTTGCCGGTCGCGCGGCCCCCCTGTCGCGCCCCCTGGTCACCGCCGAAGAGGTACATGGCAAAACGGGGCTGGACGGCCCGGAGCTGTTTGAGCCAACACTGCCGCTGCAGGATCAGAATGGCGTGGATTTCATCATCGACACCCTGCGGCGTGAACCGGCTGGCACGGTGACGCTCTGCCCGCTGGGGCCGCTCAG
This genomic interval carries:
- a CDS encoding M20 aminoacylase family protein, giving the protein MAVVNRIADFAPEMKTWRQHLHQIPELALALPKTAAYVAERLREIGVDELHEGIATSGMVAIINGQGNAAGQGPTIGLRADMDALPIPEETGVDYASQHAGNMHACGHDGHTTMLLGAAKYLAETRNFSGRVALIFQPAEEAIGGARIMVEEGIMERFDIGEVYALHNAPGLPEGTFVTTPGALMAAVDTFHIHIQGLGGHGAMPHETRDPVMAACGIAQALQTIISRNHHTLEDLVVSVTQIHTGTVDNVIPDTAYINGTVRTFNPQVQAMVMRRMEEIVAGQAASYGVTAELNYEIGYPATINDAAKAGFAVEVAGEVSGPENVEADGGREMGAEDFSYMLNARPGAYLFLGQGDGAGLHHPKYNFNDDIAPIGASFFARLVERAQPLG
- the mazG gene encoding nucleoside triphosphate pyrophosphohydrolase, whose product is MPETPPLPPFDMTLIQDKTAGIERLVAIMQALRDPSHGCPWDLEQDFASIAPYTIEEAYEVADAIERQAWDELKGELGDLLFQSVFHAQMATEAGHFSFQDVVTTMSNKMVSRHPHVFGDESRDKSADQQTADWEAIKAAERAGKQETGTLDGVAVGLPALLRAYKLQKRAARVGFDWPVIDEVIAKIAEESAELAEARATLTQLQVEEEYGDLMFVMTNLGRHLGVEPEAALRKANAKFIRRFEGVEAKLAQLGKRPEDSDLAEMDALWDAVKAEEPNPN
- the prmC gene encoding peptide chain release factor N(5)-glutamine methyltransferase; translated protein: MTAAQAMTAARAMAAAAARLRAAGVDDPARDARILLAHAARIEASRVTLIAPEDLDPDVAERYEQLIALRAIRVPVSHLLGEREFYGRRFKVSKDVLDPRPETETLIEVALAEPFERVLDLGLGSGCILVTLLAEMPLASGLGVDLSEAACLQASANAVLHRVEARTEIQQSDWFSTVSGSFDLIVSNPPYIALQEMADLSPEVREHEPDLALTDGGDGLAAYRAIAAGVGAHLRPGGRLCLEIGPTQGQDVAAMLHQAGLTDIAILPDLDGRDRVVFARNGAQNGA
- the speB gene encoding agmatinase, with product MAEFNQPISGNDLARFSGPSTFMRLPQATSLEGLDVAFLGVPMDIGTSWRSGTRFGPKQIRSESAMLRPYNMATGAAPFDSLNAGDIGDLAINTFSLKESLRIIEESYQAILSGSVIPMAMGGDHSITLPILRAIAAKFGPVALVHVDAHADVNDDMFGERETHGTVFRRAYEEGLIVADKTYQIGIRGTGYGADDFTEAQGWGFQQFPAQELWGRPLHNMGAEIRRDIGTRPVYITFDIDSLDPAYAPGTGTPEIGGLTTPQALELIRSLKGLNIVGCDLVEVSPPYDTTGNTALTAANLLYEMMCVLPGVKSR
- a CDS encoding DUF4167 domain-containing protein; translation: MRSSKSRSRSKSNRNRPNGVNVVNRVFDSSGPEGKVRGTPQQIIDKYNQLTRDAQLSNDRVAAENFQQHAEHYLRLLNEAQREIDARREDQERQNRERQADRDRERAERLERQEREATANQGAQPHTGRQQSQHGQSSAENQGDVAARPAPPRQDPASAPQPEVLDPRDVVSDDAQDSGLVDTPESNGQEPAAAPKKPAARKPRGRKPVEAKPDADAAPTPAAEGEAPAAAEVAQDPKPKRAPRPRKPKPKPEDAPEVAE
- the prfA gene encoding peptide chain release factor 1, with translation MIPEERLEQILQRFQYLEAAMAEGVSGAEIADLAREYSEIKPVAEQITAYRQLLTDLGDAEAMLSDPDMKELAAEEIPQLKAALPAAEEALQLALLPKDAADARPAMLEIRPGTGGDEAALFAGDLLRMYQRYAEARGWKFEIIEEQATELGGIKEVVAHIKGENVFARMKYESGVHRVQRVPVTESGGRIHTSAATVAVLPEAQEVDVQIDPGDIRIDTMRASGAGGQHVNTTDSAVRITHIPTGVMVVSAEKSQHRNREIAMQVLRARLYDLERQRIDGERSADRASQVGSGDRSERIRTYNFPQGRMSDHRINLTLYKLDQILQGDLDEIIDALTADNQARLLAEMGQ
- the speB gene encoding agmatinase, yielding MALNDAKTQVDQAFTRKDLTGLSFENTFGGALSFARRRYSKDLSLADIAVTGVPFDQAVTNRPGTRLGPRAIREASELQSPDAPYGWGYDPLSELAIVDYGDLAFDYANVAAFPDVLRDHMRGILATDTASVTLGGDHYISFPILKAYAEKYGPISLLQFDAHTDTWPDDDFTRVDHGTMFYKAVKSGIVDPATSVQVGIRTTNEDSLGVNIIDAATVHEIGPVETAARIKKILGDRPCYLSFDIDGLDPAYAPGTGTPVWGGLTSAQAARILREIAGINIKGGDVVEVSPPFDTTGATAIAGAHVAMEIICLLGWNMRENG
- the rsmA gene encoding 16S rRNA (adenine(1518)-N(6)/adenine(1519)-N(6))-dimethyltransferase RsmA — protein: MSAIDSLPPLREVIDTHQLLARKSLGQNFLLDLNLTSKIARQAGDLSECDVLEIGPGPGGLTRGLLAEGARRVLAVEKDSRCMPALAEIAEAYPGRLELINGDALDVDPLAHLTPPVRIAANLPYNVGTELLVRWLTPKDWPPFWQSLTLMFQREVAERIVAQPGTKAYGRLALLAQWRADARIVLSLPPEAFSPPPKVHSAVVHITALEQPRFPADAATLSRVIAAGFNQRRKMLRASLKSVAPGIEDHLQAAGIAPTERAEQVSLEEFCALARSIKPLD
- the pdxA gene encoding 4-hydroxythreonine-4-phosphate dehydrogenase PdxA, translated to MTRSGLPQRPIALSCGEPAGVGPEITVKAWQLLQESCPFYWIGDPRHLPKDAPFAVIQAPEEALALCGHALPVLPLEFAGSALKGRADPKNAPGVVQSIERGVALVQSGQASALCTAPIHKKALIDGAQFAFPGHTEFLAHLAGCSRVVMMLASPALRVVPATIHIALSEVPRALTPDLLREVIAITAQGLRSQFGIAHPRIAVAGLNPHAGEGGAMGQEELLWINDLIRELTSDQVTLTGPHPADTLFHATARARYDAAICMYHDQALIPIKTLDFDRGVNVTLGLPFIRTSPDHGTAFDIAGTGQANPSSLIEALKLAQTMAQRSANQGAAEQP
- a CDS encoding DUF1499 domain-containing protein; the protein is MGKIMMLIWVLLAAAVVVVGFIRLAPVDPFDWNTQPELSEDKEFRGGVFKVVRTGPEGLQHFDRIASAAPRTKLLAGSVEEGMATYVTRTKVIGFPDYTTARQDGDLLKVYARLRFGRSDLGVNKSRIDGWLSLMSRSQD